A stretch of Lathyrus oleraceus cultivar Zhongwan6 chromosome 6, CAAS_Psat_ZW6_1.0, whole genome shotgun sequence DNA encodes these proteins:
- the LOC127094823 gene encoding uncharacterized protein LOC127094823: MDPIKYIFEKRVLAGRIARWQMLLTEYDIQYVTQKAIKLSILSDYLAHQPVEGYQSLKFDFPDEYIMFIRDFTMPGFEVSPEEGPEPGSRWTLVFGGASNARGLGIGVVITSPTSFDIPFTARLCFDCTNNIAEYEACIYDLEAATDVRIKILEVFGDSALVISQVKGDWETRDSKLIPYKEHIRKLIPYFDEISFHNISREENQLADALAMLASMFKVKWKNEASSIQIDHLDEPAHCLAIEANPDDKPWFYEIKTFLEKRQYPEGVILEKKLTVSVSALRRHTA, from the coding sequence atggatccaataaagtacataTTTGAAAAGCGTGTTCTTGCTGGTAGAATTGCCCGGTGGCAAATGTTGCTAACCGAGTATGATATACAGTATGTGACCCAGAAAGCAATTAAATTGAGTATTTTGTCTGACTATCTAGCTCACCAGCCTGTTGAAGGCTACCAATCATTAAAgtttgactttccagatgaaTACATCATGTTTATCAGAGATTTTACTATGCCAGGCTTCGAGGTAAGCCCTGAGGAAGGCCCCGAACCAGGATCgcgatggacgctcgtgttcggCGGTGCTTCCAATGCCCGAGGTCTTGGTATAGGTGTTGTTATCACTTCTCCAACTAGTTTCGACATCCCCTTCACCGCTAGATTATGTTTTGACTGCACCAACAATATTgcagaatatgaagcatgtatctacGATTTAGAGGCGGCAACCGACGTGAGAATCAAAATCCTTGAGGTATTCGGTGATTCAGCTCTAGTAATCAGTCAAGTGAAAGGCGACTGGGAGACTCGAGATAGCAAGTTGATACCCTACAAAGAGCATATCAGAAAACTGATCCCTTATTTTGATGAGATCTCCTTTCATAATATTTCTAGGGAAGAAAATCAGTTAGCAGACGCTCTAGCTATGCTGgcatctatgttcaaagtcaaGTGGAAGAATGAGGCATCATCCATCCAGATTGACCACttagatgaaccagcacattGTCTAGCAATTGAGGCGAATCCTGACGATAAGCCTTGGTTCTATGAGATAAAGACATTTCTGGAGAAACGACAGTATCCTGAGG